In Anseongella ginsenosidimutans, one genomic interval encodes:
- a CDS encoding ABC transporter ATP-binding protein: METSNLSYRYSAKGPAVVDNLSLQVPEKSIYGFLGHNGAGKTTTIRLLLGLLNTVYPVKLFGQELKQNAQGILSRVGALIEHPSLYGNLTAAENMQVICRYRRLSFGGIPGILETVGLGKHANRKTKDFSTGMKQRLGLAIALLGDPELIILDEPTNGLDPQGILEMRELIKKLNQEKGKTIFLSSHLLAEVEKVCTHVGIIRQGRMLFQGSVTQLTELYKSSQVPVLIETDDNEGTRKLLEQHGFECRIEGLQLLTYLSSRSAIPALIDQIRNSGIGIYQIKAESKNLEELFFSLHNDPNSGT; the protein is encoded by the coding sequence ATGGAAACATCTAACCTTAGCTACCGGTATTCAGCAAAAGGCCCTGCTGTTGTAGACAACCTGTCCCTGCAGGTCCCTGAAAAAAGTATCTACGGGTTTCTGGGACATAATGGCGCCGGTAAAACCACCACTATCCGCTTGCTTCTTGGCTTGTTGAATACGGTATATCCTGTCAAATTGTTTGGCCAGGAACTGAAACAAAACGCACAGGGTATTCTTAGCCGGGTGGGGGCGCTGATCGAACATCCAAGCCTTTATGGAAACCTCACCGCCGCCGAAAACATGCAGGTGATTTGCCGTTACCGCCGGCTGTCTTTCGGAGGCATCCCCGGCATACTGGAAACCGTAGGCCTTGGGAAGCACGCGAACAGGAAAACGAAAGATTTTTCTACCGGGATGAAACAGCGTCTGGGCCTGGCCATTGCTCTGCTGGGCGACCCTGAGCTTATCATTCTTGATGAACCCACCAACGGATTAGACCCGCAGGGAATACTGGAAATGCGGGAACTGATCAAAAAACTAAACCAGGAGAAGGGCAAAACGATCTTCCTTTCCAGCCATTTGCTGGCCGAAGTGGAAAAAGTTTGTACCCACGTGGGGATCATCCGTCAGGGACGCATGCTTTTCCAGGGCTCCGTAACACAGTTGACGGAACTTTACAAAAGCAGTCAGGTACCGGTCCTTATAGAAACGGATGATAATGAAGGAACCAGGAAGTTATTGGAACAGCACGGTTTTGAATGCAGAATTGAAGGTCTGCAGCTTTTGACATATTTATCGTCGCGTTCAGCTATCCCTGCCCTTATTGATCAGATCCGTAATAGCGGGATCGGTATTTACCAGATAAAGGCCGAAAGCAAAAACCTTGAGGAGCTTTTCTTTAGCCTTCACAATGATCCAAACAGCGGCACATGA
- a CDS encoding ABC transporter permease — protein sequence MSTSTSHFGNALRAEALKSKRSFALWLTAGCSLFIPLIWMLALLFKSENLLPNVSPSPWDYLFRQAYQNSTLLLPFFIVLIVNLIVHIEHRADAWKQLYVQPVSRAHIYFSKLLFILLLTAASHLLFMAGIFLAGILSGLIVGEYNFLTSAPDFQVYFGLLFRSFIAIMGIAALQYSLSYHIKNFSIPFGIGLAGVILSVMAIRAEEIIYLPYSYPMLSLFRYEKAAGPLLADVHYYSLAWFLAFAAAGFIIARKRTV from the coding sequence ATGAGTACATCAACTTCACATTTCGGCAACGCCCTCCGGGCCGAAGCCCTTAAAAGCAAACGAAGTTTCGCGCTTTGGCTAACGGCCGGATGCTCCCTCTTCATTCCGTTGATATGGATGCTGGCCCTGCTATTCAAAAGCGAAAACCTGCTGCCCAACGTAAGCCCCTCTCCCTGGGACTACCTGTTCAGGCAAGCCTACCAGAATTCGACCCTGCTGCTACCTTTTTTTATCGTACTGATCGTCAACCTCATCGTTCATATCGAACATCGCGCCGATGCCTGGAAGCAATTATATGTTCAACCGGTCTCCCGGGCACATATTTACTTCTCCAAATTGCTTTTCATCCTTCTCCTGACGGCCGCATCGCACCTGCTCTTCATGGCCGGCATTTTCCTGGCGGGGATTTTAAGCGGGCTAATCGTCGGGGAATATAATTTCCTTACCTCCGCACCTGATTTTCAAGTTTATTTTGGCCTGCTTTTCAGGTCCTTTATCGCGATAATGGGCATTGCTGCGCTGCAATATTCCTTATCCTATCATATAAAAAATTTCAGTATTCCCTTTGGAATAGGGCTGGCCGGGGTGATTTTGTCTGTAATGGCCATTCGGGCCGAAGAAATTATTTACCTCCCCTATTCCTATCCCATGCTAAGCCTGTTCAGGTATGAGAAAGCCGCGGGTCCGTTGCTGGCTGACGTGCATTACTACAGTTTGGCCTGGTTCCTGGCATTTGCGGCGGCCGGCTTTATAATTGCAAGGAAAAGAACAGTTTAG
- a CDS encoding S41 family peptidase, giving the protein MKRFFLFLLVNFFNLAVFAQTPRQIGNITTFAKLYGYVRYFHPSDEAAATDWEGFAVYGAEQVENASNATDLKKKLAKLFLPIAPSIRIYMAGEDVRFDKAEITPPDTAGYKAISWQHLGIGFGDERSIYKSSRINRLTISKSNRATFGNAGEMIEVSSYQGKEFILKARVKVVKGPGTGHLWARVDTDQGTGFFDNMMDRPVINGKEWATYEIKGKIDTNASKLAFGAFLLGTGNVLVDDLTLLIKEGETWATHYSNKYPKNEEKNLEKINEAQPGYHFSINEDAEDSNFYLSISDSPARARNGDSARLFEQHCQVGEYISKEIGSGLQCLVPLTLYGTEKSTYPVADKDGLEKLRNNLSSIVTASLSGDSLYTRLADLVITWNIFQHFYPYFEEAQTDWENDLRIAVKSAYTDKTDYDFLKTLQKFTAKLKDGHVRVSSPASIRERFMPPVEWEWVENKLIITGILQDSLPLQAGDIVTAINGSSPEAYFEEIQQYISAATKGWLDSRAQVSSLAGIENSTLNLKITKANGSMEDVGLLRSLSVRGYYAARSEETVSREISQGLYYLNIDAASDDDIKELMPKLKDADGIICDLRGYPKSSPELIAHLLSEKDTSSMWMRVPRIIYPDQEKIAGYKHFGWEMAPKKPHLDARIVFITDGSAISYAESYMSFIEHYKLATIVGQPTAGTNGNINPFRLPGGYHISWTGMKVFKHDGSRHHGVGIIPDVYVEKTIAGVREGRDEFLEKAIEIAKGK; this is encoded by the coding sequence ATGAAACGATTTTTCCTCTTCCTATTAGTGAATTTTTTCAATCTTGCAGTCTTTGCACAAACCCCCCGGCAAATCGGGAACATAACAACTTTTGCCAAGCTATATGGTTATGTCAGGTATTTCCATCCCAGTGATGAGGCGGCGGCAACAGATTGGGAAGGCTTTGCCGTTTATGGCGCTGAGCAGGTAGAAAACGCCTCCAATGCCACGGATCTTAAAAAAAAGCTCGCAAAATTATTCCTTCCAATCGCTCCTTCGATAAGGATTTACATGGCGGGTGAGGACGTACGTTTCGACAAAGCGGAAATTACACCTCCTGACACGGCCGGATACAAAGCCATAAGCTGGCAACATCTCGGTATAGGGTTCGGTGACGAAAGAAGTATTTATAAAAGCAGTCGCATTAACAGGTTAACGATATCCAAAAGTAACCGTGCTACATTCGGGAATGCGGGTGAGATGATCGAAGTGAGCAGTTACCAGGGAAAGGAATTTATTCTTAAAGCAAGAGTCAAGGTTGTTAAGGGGCCGGGAACCGGGCATCTTTGGGCTCGTGTCGATACTGACCAGGGTACGGGCTTCTTTGATAACATGATGGACAGACCCGTGATAAATGGTAAAGAGTGGGCTACATACGAAATCAAGGGAAAGATTGATACGAATGCCTCAAAACTGGCCTTTGGCGCTTTCCTGCTGGGAACGGGGAATGTGCTGGTTGACGATCTAACGCTACTGATAAAAGAAGGAGAAACCTGGGCCACCCACTATTCTAACAAGTATCCTAAAAATGAAGAAAAGAACCTTGAGAAGATAAATGAAGCGCAGCCGGGCTATCATTTCAGTATTAATGAAGACGCGGAGGATAGCAATTTCTACCTGTCTATAAGTGACAGCCCTGCTCGTGCCAGAAATGGCGATTCCGCAAGGCTGTTTGAACAGCATTGCCAGGTTGGAGAATATATCAGTAAGGAAATTGGATCAGGACTTCAATGCCTTGTCCCGCTGACCCTGTATGGGACAGAAAAATCGACTTATCCTGTTGCGGATAAGGACGGTTTGGAAAAACTAAGAAATAATTTGTCCTCAATTGTCACTGCTTCCCTGAGCGGGGACAGCCTGTATACCCGCCTGGCTGATCTAGTGATCACCTGGAATATCTTCCAGCATTTTTACCCTTATTTCGAGGAAGCGCAAACCGATTGGGAAAATGATTTGAGGATCGCGGTTAAAAGCGCCTATACGGACAAGACAGATTACGATTTCCTGAAGACGTTGCAAAAGTTCACCGCAAAGCTAAAAGACGGGCATGTAAGGGTTTCTTCGCCGGCCAGCATCCGCGAAAGATTCATGCCTCCTGTTGAGTGGGAATGGGTAGAAAACAAGTTGATAATTACCGGAATTCTGCAGGATTCCCTTCCATTGCAAGCAGGAGATATTGTGACGGCCATCAACGGGAGTTCCCCGGAAGCCTATTTTGAAGAAATTCAGCAATATATTTCCGCTGCCACCAAGGGATGGCTGGACAGCAGGGCGCAAGTCAGTTCCCTTGCCGGGATCGAAAATTCCACCTTAAACTTAAAAATCACTAAAGCCAACGGATCAATGGAGGATGTTGGCCTTTTGCGCAGCCTTTCCGTTAGGGGATACTACGCTGCGCGCTCCGAAGAAACCGTTAGCCGGGAGATCTCGCAAGGGCTTTATTACCTCAATATTGACGCGGCTTCTGATGACGATATAAAAGAACTGATGCCGAAGCTAAAAGACGCTGACGGGATTATTTGTGACCTGCGTGGGTACCCCAAAAGCAGCCCTGAACTAATCGCTCACCTGCTTTCCGAAAAGGACACTTCGTCCATGTGGATGCGGGTTCCCAGGATTATCTATCCCGATCAGGAAAAAATAGCCGGCTATAAGCATTTCGGTTGGGAAATGGCTCCCAAGAAGCCCCATTTAGATGCCCGGATCGTTTTTATCACAGATGGAAGCGCCATCAGTTATGCAGAGAGCTACATGAGCTTTATTGAACATTATAAACTGGCCACCATTGTGGGGCAGCCAACTGCCGGCACCAACGGGAATATCAATCCCTTCCGGCTTCCTGGCGGTTACCATATTTCATGGACCGGGATGAAAGTATTCAAGCACGATGGCTCCCGGCATCACGGGGTGGGAATTATTCCTGACGTGTACGTTGAAAAAACAATCGCGGGCGTACGCGAAGGCCGGGATGAATTTCTTGAAAAGGCAATAGAAATCGCCAAAGGAAAATGA
- a CDS encoding dipeptide epimerase produces the protein MKLNFRPFNLQLRHAFGISGHTRTSTPLVLTQIEHEDHTGFGEASMPPYLGESQETARQFLKKVDLARFSAPQTLEDVSPIMQYLDALAPGNTAAKAAVDIALHDLLGKIKDEPCYRLFGVNPAAMPATSFTIGIDTAEMLRKKVKEAEAFRVIKVKLGSDHDKETIEVIRSETAVPLSVDANQGWKNREEALEMIHWLSERKVLFIEQPMPKEDTEGNAWLRENSPLPVIADEACQRLADVEKAAGIYDGINIKLMKCTGLNEAAKMIKRARELDLKILIGCMTETSCAVMAAAALAPLCDWADLDGPWLVANDPWRTPALQDGSIRLENQPGLGIITCDRDRKKS, from the coding sequence ATGAAACTTAATTTCCGTCCTTTTAACCTGCAGCTCAGGCACGCCTTCGGCATTTCCGGCCATACCCGTACTTCAACTCCCCTGGTGCTAACGCAGATTGAACATGAGGACCATACCGGTTTCGGGGAAGCCTCCATGCCGCCTTACCTGGGGGAAAGCCAGGAAACAGCGCGGCAGTTCCTTAAAAAGGTAGATCTGGCCCGATTTAGTGCGCCGCAAACCCTGGAAGATGTTTCGCCCATTATGCAATACCTGGACGCTCTTGCGCCCGGAAATACGGCGGCGAAGGCGGCCGTAGATATTGCCCTGCATGACCTGCTGGGAAAGATCAAGGACGAACCCTGTTACCGGCTATTCGGGGTAAACCCTGCGGCCATGCCGGCCACTTCTTTTACCATTGGGATTGATACTGCGGAGATGCTGCGCAAAAAAGTGAAGGAAGCGGAAGCTTTCCGGGTCATCAAGGTAAAGCTGGGGAGTGATCACGATAAGGAGACTATTGAGGTGATCCGCTCGGAAACGGCTGTCCCCCTGAGCGTGGATGCGAACCAGGGCTGGAAAAACAGGGAGGAGGCGCTGGAGATGATCCATTGGCTGAGCGAACGAAAAGTCCTCTTTATAGAGCAGCCCATGCCGAAGGAAGATACGGAGGGAAATGCCTGGCTCAGGGAAAATAGTCCCCTTCCTGTAATCGCTGACGAAGCCTGTCAGCGCCTGGCTGATGTGGAAAAGGCGGCGGGAATATATGACGGGATCAATATTAAGCTAATGAAATGCACGGGATTGAACGAAGCCGCGAAAATGATCAAACGGGCGCGCGAGCTGGACCTGAAAATACTGATCGGCTGTATGACTGAAACATCCTGCGCGGTAATGGCAGCGGCCGCACTTGCTCCTTTATGCGACTGGGCGGACCTGGACGGCCCCTGGCTCGTTGCCAATGATCCCTGGCGTACACCAGCGCTTCAGGACGGCTCTATCCGGCTGGAAAACCAACCCGGCCTGGGCATCATAACTTGCGACCGCGATCGCAAAAAATCATAA
- a CDS encoding DUF6358 family protein, producing the protein MTKKLITNVGINVMLFLSFILLMKVYDTGNAAQLIAAFLGFIMFVVLKIVYIRKVRRMQKEEK; encoded by the coding sequence ATGACCAAAAAGCTGATCACAAATGTCGGCATCAATGTGATGCTCTTTCTTTCCTTTATCCTGTTGATGAAAGTCTATGATACCGGTAATGCGGCCCAGCTAATTGCTGCCTTCCTGGGCTTTATTATGTTCGTCGTACTGAAGATCGTCTATATAAGGAAAGTACGGCGGATGCAGAAAGAAGAAAAATAG
- a CDS encoding rhodanese-like domain-containing protein: MKEITVEELKQKIDNGEDFQLIDVREDFEYEEANLGGELIPLGNVMLETDKISRDKPVIIHCRSGKRSAAAIQQLEQQHQFDNLYNLQGGIKAWADEIDPDMHVS; encoded by the coding sequence ATGAAAGAGATAACCGTAGAGGAATTAAAACAGAAGATCGACAACGGAGAAGATTTCCAGTTGATCGACGTAAGGGAAGATTTTGAATACGAAGAAGCCAACCTGGGAGGCGAGCTGATCCCGCTGGGGAACGTTATGCTGGAAACGGACAAGATCTCCCGCGATAAGCCGGTAATCATCCATTGCCGGAGCGGCAAGCGCAGCGCAGCCGCTATCCAGCAACTGGAACAACAGCATCAGTTCGACAACCTGTACAACCTGCAGGGCGGCATCAAGGCCTGGGCGGATGAAATTGACCCTGACATGCATGTAAGCTGA
- a CDS encoding MutS-related protein, whose product MQESRKPESSSSVYQSRGEKFAGEEFNFGKKARWYAALRLLTAIVVLAAGWQAIADPHWLWLFVTFTGIILFAFLVRRHARYRQQQGYFGRLKIINEKEAAALNGQRDVFPEGNAYANAAHPYTYDLDIFGKNSIFQLVNRTACLSGEALLAGTLTSVPSGIPVIRERQEAIAELAPLIDFRQHFMAKGQGFNETQQETRQLYDWLSASRSSLNTPFLRIMRYVLPAIALLLFILALAGQLAHTYWVLMVLFNLAVTGLFLKQVNRIHAVLSRKHLLLEKFSFLLEHMGKQEFSNQTLKSLRQEGLEAFEAIRRLTKLLNFFDQRLNLMIGAVLNGFFLSDIHCVIALDSWRLRYRERMPHWLDTIFRCDELNSFANFAFNHPSYCYPQFHEKSFFEAEELGHPLIAGHDCVPNDFSPGQDKKVVILTGANMSGKSTFLRSIGVNLVLACAGAPVFARKFNCCLAGIYTSMRVSDSLSEDTSYFYAELKRLSMVMDQLRAGKKLFILLDEILKGTNSADKLYGSTGLVEEFIHHDCLCIIATHDLDLGKLEEKHPARVSNYCFESTLEKNELHFDYTLRKGIARNKNATFLMQKTGLIK is encoded by the coding sequence ATGCAGGAGTCACGCAAGCCGGAATCAAGCAGTTCTGTTTACCAATCCCGCGGGGAAAAGTTCGCCGGAGAGGAATTTAACTTTGGAAAAAAAGCCCGTTGGTATGCTGCCCTCCGACTGCTAACCGCCATTGTCGTGCTTGCTGCGGGCTGGCAGGCAATAGCTGATCCGCACTGGTTATGGCTGTTCGTGACATTTACAGGCATTATTCTTTTCGCTTTCCTGGTTCGCCGCCATGCAAGGTACCGGCAGCAGCAGGGGTACTTCGGGCGGCTGAAAATCATCAATGAAAAGGAAGCAGCAGCCCTGAACGGGCAGCGGGATGTCTTTCCGGAAGGAAATGCTTATGCGAACGCTGCACACCCTTATACATATGACCTGGATATTTTCGGGAAAAACTCCATTTTCCAGCTGGTAAACCGCACCGCCTGTCTTTCGGGAGAAGCGTTGCTGGCAGGGACGCTTACGTCTGTTCCTTCCGGCATTCCGGTTATCCGCGAACGCCAGGAAGCAATTGCCGAGCTGGCGCCGCTGATCGATTTCCGTCAGCATTTCATGGCAAAGGGTCAGGGTTTCAACGAGACGCAGCAGGAAACCCGGCAGCTTTATGACTGGCTTTCCGCTTCCCGAAGTTCTCTTAATACTCCCTTTCTGCGCATTATGCGGTATGTATTGCCTGCGATAGCCCTGCTTCTTTTCATCCTGGCCCTTGCCGGGCAGCTGGCCCATACCTACTGGGTACTGATGGTCCTCTTCAACCTGGCTGTTACCGGCTTGTTCCTGAAGCAGGTTAACCGTATCCATGCTGTTTTGAGCCGAAAGCACCTGTTGCTGGAGAAATTCAGTTTCTTGCTGGAACATATGGGAAAGCAGGAGTTCAGTAACCAAACGCTGAAATCGCTCCGGCAGGAGGGACTGGAAGCCTTTGAAGCCATCCGGCGACTAACGAAGCTCCTAAACTTTTTTGATCAGCGGCTGAATCTGATGATCGGGGCAGTATTGAACGGTTTTTTCCTCTCGGATATTCATTGCGTCATTGCCCTTGACAGCTGGCGCCTGAGATACCGCGAGCGTATGCCCCATTGGTTAGATACTATTTTTCGTTGTGACGAACTCAACTCTTTTGCCAATTTCGCTTTCAATCATCCCTCGTATTGTTATCCGCAGTTCCATGAGAAATCCTTCTTTGAGGCGGAGGAACTGGGGCACCCGCTCATTGCCGGACATGATTGTGTTCCCAACGATTTCAGCCCTGGCCAGGACAAAAAAGTGGTGATCCTGACAGGAGCAAATATGTCCGGGAAAAGCACTTTTCTGCGAAGTATTGGCGTGAACCTGGTGCTTGCCTGCGCAGGCGCGCCGGTATTTGCCCGGAAATTCAACTGCTGTCTTGCGGGCATTTATACCAGCATGCGGGTAAGCGATTCCCTGAGTGAAGATACTTCTTATTTTTATGCCGAACTAAAGCGGCTGTCGATGGTCATGGACCAGCTGCGGGCTGGCAAAAAACTCTTCATCCTGCTCGATGAGATATTGAAAGGCACTAATTCCGCGGACAAGCTTTACGGCTCCACGGGCCTGGTAGAAGAATTCATTCATCATGATTGCCTCTGTATTATCGCCACTCATGACCTTGACCTGGGAAAGCTGGAAGAAAAGCATCCTGCCCGGGTAAGCAACTACTGCTTCGAAAGCACGCTGGAAAAAAATGAGCTTCATTTTGATTACACGCTGAGGAAAGGCATTGCACGCAATAAGAATGCAACCTTCCTGATGCAGAAGACCGGCCTTATCAAATAA
- the argH gene encoding argininosuccinate lyase produces MKLWQKNAQNTREVEKFTIGRDQELDLCFAVFDVWGSIAHVKMLHHIGLLEKDELELAEKGLKYIYSEVKNGNFHIKEGVEDVHSQVEMLLTGLIGDIGKKIHSGRSRNDQALLDLKLYFRHKTEDITGKVEQLFSTFTRLSEEHKDKLLPGYTHLQIAMPSSFGLWFGAYAESLVDDMELLLAAFRIANKNPLGSAAGYGSSFPLDRQMTTRLLGFETMNYNSVYAQMTRGKTEKAMATAIASIAATISKFSYDVCLYMNQNFGFISFPDELTTGSSIMPHKKNPDVFELLRGKCNRLQALPNEFTLLINNLPSGYHREMQLTKEVLFPAFTELETCITICDYMLQHIIVKDNLLKDPRYTYLFSVEAVNKEVLAGLPFRDAYRKVGMEIEADSFSAPGEISHTHEGSIGNLCNDQIRKEMNNIIHAFGFPKIHRALEELLQ; encoded by the coding sequence ATGAAACTTTGGCAAAAAAATGCCCAAAATACCCGCGAGGTGGAGAAATTCACGATCGGGCGCGACCAGGAACTTGATCTTTGTTTTGCGGTATTCGATGTATGGGGTTCCATTGCACATGTAAAAATGCTGCATCACATTGGCCTGCTGGAAAAAGATGAACTGGAACTGGCAGAAAAGGGGCTCAAATATATTTACTCCGAGGTCAAAAACGGGAATTTTCACATTAAAGAAGGCGTGGAAGACGTGCATTCGCAGGTGGAAATGCTGCTGACCGGCCTTATCGGCGATATCGGAAAGAAAATACACAGCGGGCGTTCCCGGAACGACCAGGCCTTGCTTGACCTGAAACTTTATTTCCGTCATAAAACCGAGGACATCACCGGGAAGGTGGAACAGCTTTTCAGTACTTTTACCCGGTTAAGTGAAGAGCATAAGGATAAGCTGCTGCCGGGCTATACCCATTTGCAGATTGCCATGCCGTCTTCTTTCGGCTTATGGTTCGGCGCTTATGCAGAGAGCCTGGTGGATGATATGGAACTGCTGCTGGCTGCTTTCCGGATCGCCAATAAAAATCCGCTGGGTTCGGCTGCGGGATACGGCTCCTCCTTCCCCCTGGACCGGCAAATGACCACGCGCCTCCTGGGTTTTGAAACAATGAATTATAATTCGGTATATGCGCAAATGACCCGCGGTAAAACCGAAAAGGCGATGGCCACGGCAATTGCTTCCATTGCGGCCACCATTTCCAAGTTCTCATACGACGTTTGCCTGTATATGAACCAGAACTTTGGTTTTATCAGCTTCCCGGACGAGCTGACGACCGGGTCCAGCATTATGCCGCATAAGAAGAACCCGGATGTATTTGAATTGCTGCGGGGAAAATGCAATCGCCTTCAGGCCCTTCCCAATGAATTCACCCTGCTTATTAATAACCTGCCTTCGGGCTACCACCGGGAAATGCAGCTGACAAAAGAGGTGCTGTTCCCTGCATTCACGGAACTGGAAACCTGCATTACGATCTGCGATTACATGCTTCAGCACATCATCGTAAAGGATAACCTGCTGAAGGACCCCAGGTACACCTATCTTTTCAGCGTAGAAGCGGTAAATAAAGAGGTCCTGGCGGGCCTGCCCTTCCGGGATGCCTACCGGAAAGTAGGAATGGAGATTGAAGCGGACAGCTTTAGCGCCCCCGGAGAGATCAGCCATACACACGAAGGCAGCATCGGCAACCTTTGCAATGACCAGATCCGCAAGGAAATGAATAATATCATCCATGCTTTCGGCTTCCCGAAAATCCACCGGGCGCTGGAAGAACTTCTGCAGTAG
- a CDS encoding M20 family metallo-hydrolase, translated as MTEELYQDAIRLLKTLIGIPSQSRQEEGTADAIEQFFREKVVQPERKLNNIWVRNKYFSAKKPTILLNSHHDTVKPAGAYTLDPYQPLEKDGKLYGLGSNDAGGALVSLIAAFLHFYDKKNLKYNLLLAATAEEEISGKNGIELVYPEFGPVAFAIVGEPTEMHLAISEKGLMVLDCQVQGRPGHAARDEGENAIYNALRDIEWFRQYQFAKVSEYLGPVKMSVTVIKAGSQHNVVPDLCEFTVDVRTTDAYTNEEILKIIRQHVRCSVKPRSVRLRASSIEKEHPIVKAGEKLGRKTYGSPTTSDQALLPVPSFKMGPGDSARSHSADEFIFLDEIKEGIPLYVKLLDSVL; from the coding sequence ATGACTGAGGAACTATACCAGGACGCAATAAGGTTACTCAAAACCCTCATAGGCATCCCTTCGCAAAGCCGCCAGGAAGAAGGAACGGCCGATGCCATTGAACAGTTTTTCCGGGAAAAGGTTGTCCAGCCTGAACGAAAACTTAATAATATATGGGTACGCAATAAATACTTTAGCGCCAAAAAGCCAACTATCCTGCTGAATTCCCACCATGATACGGTAAAGCCCGCCGGCGCATATACGCTTGACCCCTACCAGCCGCTGGAAAAAGACGGGAAGCTGTATGGGCTTGGCAGTAACGATGCGGGAGGCGCCCTGGTTTCGCTGATCGCCGCTTTCCTGCATTTTTATGATAAGAAAAACCTGAAGTATAATCTCTTGCTTGCCGCCACGGCGGAAGAAGAAATTTCCGGGAAAAACGGGATAGAACTCGTATACCCGGAGTTTGGTCCTGTGGCATTTGCCATTGTGGGAGAACCTACGGAAATGCACCTGGCCATTTCGGAAAAGGGCCTGATGGTACTTGACTGCCAGGTTCAGGGGCGTCCCGGACACGCCGCCAGGGATGAGGGGGAAAATGCGATCTATAATGCCCTCCGGGACATTGAATGGTTCAGGCAATACCAGTTTGCCAAGGTTTCGGAATACCTGGGTCCGGTGAAAATGTCGGTAACGGTCATAAAGGCCGGAAGCCAGCATAACGTAGTTCCCGATTTATGCGAGTTCACCGTAGACGTTCGGACAACCGACGCATATACCAATGAAGAGATCCTGAAGATCATCCGGCAGCACGTCCGGTGCAGCGTAAAGCCCCGGTCGGTAAGGCTCCGCGCTTCTTCCATCGAAAAAGAGCATCCTATCGTCAAAGCCGGAGAAAAGCTGGGAAGGAAAACCTATGGCTCACCTACTACTTCGGATCAGGCCCTTCTACCGGTACCTTCCTTTAAAATGGGGCCGGGCGATTCCGCACGTTCGCACAGCGCTGACGAGTTTATTTTTCTTGATGAAATAAAAGAAGGCATCCCGCTTTACGTTAAACTACTGGATAGTGTATTGTAA
- the argB gene encoding acetylglutamate kinase → MQALTLIKIGGNVIDDPEALAAFLQSYARVPGLKVLVHGGGKIASTIGIKLGIAPKMAQGRRITDEETLDVVTMVYAGLVNKRIVSKLQAEGVNALGLTGADGNIIPAAKRPVKTIDYGFAGDIEAGQIGSGPLSALLENGLFPVIAPITHDGKGQLLNTNADTIAAAVAESLSSRYAVTLVYCFEKKGVLKDPEDEESVIFAINPESYAELKEKGIVSKGMIPKLDNAFAALKGGVKQVHICRAADLEKIMEGEAYISTRLEPA, encoded by the coding sequence ATGCAGGCCCTTACGCTTATAAAAATAGGGGGTAATGTTATCGATGATCCGGAAGCACTGGCAGCATTCCTCCAAAGTTATGCCCGCGTCCCCGGTTTAAAAGTGCTGGTACACGGCGGCGGAAAAATAGCCAGTACCATTGGAATAAAACTAGGAATAGCCCCGAAAATGGCCCAAGGCAGGCGGATCACGGACGAAGAAACCCTGGACGTGGTCACCATGGTGTATGCCGGACTGGTCAATAAACGGATCGTTTCGAAGCTGCAGGCCGAAGGAGTGAACGCCCTGGGGCTTACCGGCGCTGACGGCAATATTATCCCGGCGGCGAAACGCCCGGTAAAAACCATTGATTATGGCTTTGCAGGTGATATAGAGGCCGGTCAGATTGGCAGTGGCCCTCTTTCCGCCTTGCTTGAGAATGGTTTATTCCCGGTAATTGCCCCCATTACCCATGACGGTAAAGGACAATTGCTGAATACGAATGCCGATACCATCGCAGCCGCCGTGGCCGAATCCCTGAGCAGCAGGTACGCTGTTACGCTGGTTTATTGCTTTGAGAAAAAAGGCGTTCTGAAGGATCCCGAAGACGAAGAATCCGTCATCTTCGCCATTAATCCCGAAAGCTACGCGGAATTAAAGGAGAAGGGGATCGTTTCCAAAGGAATGATACCCAAACTGGACAATGCGTTCGCGGCTCTAAAAGGCGGCGTAAAACAGGTGCATATTTGCCGCGCGGCCGATCTCGAAAAAATAATGGAAGGCGAAGCATATATCAGCACACGGCTTGAACCGGCCTAA